The proteins below come from a single Natrinema sp. SYSU A 869 genomic window:
- a CDS encoding HAD family hydrolase, which yields MMYEAVLFDFDGVVVETPSSKRLSDALGRTYEKLDRSGPAAETLQELMCGDFESIADRCHGLGIETDVFCAQAAREMVRTQREEVERGLRSAYDDVTAVRSLDRPLGIVSDNHPTVVSTLLDRFGLRSLFETIYGCPLTPDGLSRRKPDPTNIEAAMDSLEADDALYVGDRAVDIRAADNAGIDSVLLSRSGDGGIDEDVDPTYRLPSLSGLPSVLE from the coding sequence ATGATGTACGAGGCGGTCCTGTTCGACTTCGACGGGGTCGTGGTCGAGACCCCGTCGTCCAAGCGGCTCTCCGACGCCCTCGGCCGAACGTACGAGAAACTCGACCGGTCCGGGCCGGCCGCCGAGACGCTTCAGGAACTCATGTGCGGCGACTTCGAGTCGATCGCCGACCGCTGTCACGGCCTCGGTATCGAAACGGACGTGTTCTGTGCCCAGGCCGCCCGCGAGATGGTCCGCACCCAACGCGAAGAGGTAGAACGCGGGTTGCGGTCGGCATACGACGATGTCACCGCGGTGCGGTCGCTCGACCGGCCACTCGGCATCGTCAGCGACAACCACCCAACCGTCGTCTCGACGCTACTCGATCGGTTCGGGCTCCGATCGCTGTTCGAGACCATATATGGCTGTCCGTTGACCCCCGACGGGCTATCCCGACGGAAGCCCGATCCGACGAACATCGAGGCCGCGATGGACTCCCTCGAGGCGGACGACGCGCTGTACGTCGGCGACCGAGCCGTCGACATCCGGGCGGCCGACAACGCGGGCATCGATTCAGTGTTGCTCTCGCGGTCCGGGGACGGAGGGATCGACGAGGACGTGGACCCGACCTACCGCCTCCCGTCGCTCTCAGGGCTTCCCTCGGTCCTCGAGTGA
- a CDS encoding M48 family metalloprotease: protein MALIGCLLLLWYLGLAALSYWALSVLRISAPGPATTLLVVAGIGLIGGYLSYLFGTKQLLSRLDAVELPRSHAPGFYRRLDDLESRMGVDSPTVVIARLPMPNAFALGSRRDGVVVLDRSLFGLLSLDELEALVAHELAHLERYDAFVQTLAYSVFRTVAGLVFLLLTPLLLPIAGVARAIAWIRGDPQSWSRTALGRLLKLIEGGVVVCFLLVTLVVRAHSRRREYAADDRAAAVTGRPVALARALWTIQCTAEPSAGLLAPLYVHTDDDETWQRLLSTHPSTDDRIERLLERARTARSRTRER from the coding sequence ATGGCGCTGATCGGCTGCCTGCTACTGCTGTGGTATCTCGGGCTGGCAGCGCTCAGCTACTGGGCGCTGTCCGTGCTCCGGATTTCCGCACCCGGCCCCGCGACGACGCTTCTAGTGGTCGCCGGGATCGGTCTCATCGGCGGCTATCTGAGCTACCTGTTTGGGACGAAACAGTTGCTATCGAGGCTCGATGCGGTCGAATTGCCGCGATCGCACGCGCCCGGATTCTACCGGCGACTCGACGACCTCGAGTCGCGAATGGGCGTCGACTCGCCAACCGTCGTGATCGCGCGACTGCCGATGCCCAACGCCTTTGCGCTGGGCAGTCGACGCGACGGCGTCGTCGTGCTCGATCGGTCGCTCTTTGGGCTCCTGTCGCTCGACGAACTCGAGGCGCTCGTGGCGCACGAACTCGCCCATCTCGAGCGCTACGACGCGTTCGTGCAGACGCTCGCCTACAGCGTCTTCCGGACCGTGGCCGGACTCGTCTTCCTGCTACTGACGCCACTGCTGTTACCGATCGCGGGGGTCGCTCGAGCGATCGCGTGGATCCGTGGTGACCCACAGTCGTGGTCGCGGACGGCCCTCGGCCGACTACTGAAGCTCATCGAAGGCGGCGTCGTAGTCTGCTTTCTCCTCGTGACACTGGTCGTCCGAGCCCACTCGCGACGGCGGGAGTACGCCGCCGACGATCGGGCCGCCGCCGTCACCGGACGGCCGGTCGCGCTCGCCCGCGCGCTCTGGACGATCCAATGCACCGCGGAACCGTCGGCGGGGTTGCTCGCTCCCCTGTACGTTCACACCGATGACGACGAGACGTGGCAGCGGTTGCTC
- a CDS encoding DJ-1/PfpI family protein, with product MQGNQILLLAGDFVEDYEIMVPFQALEMVGHEVHAVCPEKEAGDTCPTAIHDFEGDQTYTEKPGHNFELNHDFDAVDPSEYDALVVPGGRAPEYLRTYDEVLEYVRHFFEADKPVAALCHGVQILAAADVLEGRTCTGYPALETDVRISGGDWAEEVTRDGNLVTGQAWPDHPEWLAEFLECLGTDIDHAEPATADD from the coding sequence ATGCAAGGGAATCAAATCCTGCTCCTCGCCGGTGACTTCGTCGAGGACTACGAGATCATGGTCCCGTTTCAGGCGCTCGAGATGGTCGGCCACGAGGTCCACGCCGTCTGCCCCGAGAAGGAGGCCGGCGACACCTGTCCGACCGCAATTCACGACTTCGAGGGCGACCAGACCTATACCGAGAAGCCGGGGCACAATTTCGAACTGAATCATGACTTCGACGCCGTCGACCCGTCTGAGTACGACGCGCTGGTCGTGCCGGGCGGTCGCGCACCCGAGTATCTCCGGACCTACGACGAGGTCCTCGAGTACGTTCGCCACTTCTTCGAGGCGGACAAACCCGTCGCGGCGCTGTGTCACGGCGTTCAGATCCTCGCCGCCGCGGACGTCCTCGAGGGTCGGACCTGTACGGGCTATCCGGCACTCGAGACGGACGTACGGATTTCTGGCGGCGACTGGGCCGAGGAAGTCACGCGCGACGGCAACCTCGTGACGGGGCAGGCGTGGCCGGACCATCCCGAGTGGCTCGCCGAATTCCTCGAGTGTCTCGGGACGGACATCGACCACGCCGAACCGGCGACCGCGGACGACTGA
- a CDS encoding FAD-dependent oxidoreductase, whose protein sequence is MSDDNTLESDSPRQESLWLATTPTTDYDPFEGGLDVDVAVIGGGITGLSAAINLQEAGRTVAVLELDRIVESTTGHTTAKLTSQHGLLYDTLVSQFGAGKARQYAEANEAAIDEVERRVEDGSIDCDFQRTEAYTYAASADDISQVRDEVDAAQRLGLPASYVEETPLPYDVDGAVRFDEQAAFHPRKYLLSIAEQIHGDDSYVFEETRALDIEPGSPCRVETERGDVVADDVVVATHFPVFDRAGYFARMHPHRAYLLAVRIDGTPPEGMYYNTASPPATIRRYPVTEGSTDDEDEELLIVGGQSHKPSVDGVPTSERYRRCEAFAREHFDVESIEYRWSTMDYSPVDHVPFIGRIDPLAENVYVGTGFKGWGMTNGTAAGMILADLIVEGSNPWADVFDPQRLTPGASAKSFLEENAKVGGSFVGDRIKSLLASLGSDETADLPRGDARVVRRASQPVGLYRDEDGTTHAVSATCPHMGCLVRWNDAEETWDCPCHGSRFTHDGEVLSGPAVDGLLYREL, encoded by the coding sequence ATGTCGGACGATAACACACTCGAATCGGACTCCCCGCGACAGGAGTCGCTGTGGCTCGCTACGACCCCGACGACCGACTACGACCCCTTCGAGGGCGGCCTTGACGTCGATGTCGCGGTCATCGGCGGGGGCATCACTGGATTGAGCGCGGCGATCAATCTGCAAGAGGCCGGTCGGACCGTCGCGGTCCTCGAGTTGGATCGGATCGTCGAGAGCACCACTGGCCACACGACGGCCAAACTCACCTCCCAGCATGGGCTGCTCTACGACACGCTCGTTTCCCAGTTCGGAGCGGGGAAGGCGAGACAGTACGCCGAAGCGAACGAGGCGGCGATCGACGAAGTCGAGCGGCGCGTCGAAGACGGGAGCATCGACTGCGACTTCCAGCGCACGGAAGCCTACACCTACGCGGCCTCGGCCGACGACATCTCGCAGGTCCGCGACGAGGTCGACGCGGCCCAACGACTCGGGCTCCCCGCCTCGTACGTCGAAGAAACCCCGCTTCCCTACGACGTCGACGGTGCGGTCCGATTCGACGAACAGGCGGCGTTTCACCCGCGGAAGTACCTCCTTTCGATCGCAGAACAAATTCACGGCGACGACAGCTACGTGTTCGAGGAGACGCGCGCGCTCGATATCGAGCCCGGCTCCCCGTGTCGCGTCGAAACGGAACGCGGTGATGTCGTCGCCGACGACGTCGTCGTCGCGACACACTTCCCCGTTTTCGACCGCGCCGGCTACTTCGCGCGGATGCATCCCCACCGCGCGTACCTGCTCGCGGTCCGCATCGACGGGACGCCCCCGGAGGGGATGTACTACAACACCGCCTCGCCCCCGGCGACGATACGGCGGTATCCGGTAACTGAGGGGAGCACAGACGACGAGGACGAGGAACTCCTGATCGTCGGCGGACAGAGCCACAAGCCGAGCGTCGACGGCGTACCGACCTCCGAGCGGTATCGGCGCTGCGAGGCGTTCGCTCGCGAGCACTTCGATGTTGAATCGATCGAATACCGCTGGTCGACGATGGACTACTCGCCGGTCGATCACGTGCCCTTCATCGGACGGATCGATCCGCTGGCCGAGAACGTCTACGTCGGCACCGGGTTCAAAGGCTGGGGGATGACGAACGGCACCGCTGCGGGGATGATCCTCGCCGATCTGATCGTTGAGGGATCGAACCCCTGGGCCGACGTGTTCGATCCCCAGCGGCTCACGCCCGGCGCGTCAGCGAAGAGTTTCCTCGAGGAAAACGCCAAAGTCGGCGGCAGTTTCGTCGGCGACCGAATCAAGTCGCTGCTGGCGTCGCTCGGAAGCGACGAGACGGCTGACCTTCCTCGCGGCGACGCGCGCGTCGTCCGGCGCGCGAGCCAGCCAGTGGGCCTCTACCGCGACGAAGACGGGACGACCCACGCCGTCTCAGCCACCTGTCCGCACATGGGCTGTCTCGTCCGGTGGAACGACGCTGAGGAGACATGGGACTGCCCCTGCCACGGCTCGCGGTTCACCCACGATGGCGAGGTTCTGTCGGGACCCGCCGTCGACGGGCTGCTGTACCGAGAGCTCTGA
- a CDS encoding FAD-dependent oxidoreductase: protein MPDVAIVGGGAAGLSAALFTAKNGLETVVFDTDETWMHKAHLFNYPGIRSISGSELMELMRGQVRDRGADVRVGEEVTDVDPGDDGFRVETDDGEYDADYVVLATGADRSMAEDLAVEFDDDGTVDVDLDTETSIDDLYATGAMVRDEEWQAVIAAGDGASAALDILSKEKGEHFHDFDVPDDVP from the coding sequence ATGCCAGACGTCGCAATCGTCGGCGGCGGTGCCGCCGGCCTGAGCGCAGCGCTGTTCACCGCGAAGAACGGCCTCGAGACGGTCGTCTTCGACACTGACGAGACGTGGATGCACAAGGCCCACCTGTTCAACTACCCCGGAATTCGAAGCATCAGCGGGAGCGAGCTCATGGAACTCATGCGTGGCCAGGTCCGCGACCGCGGTGCCGACGTGCGCGTCGGCGAGGAAGTGACCGATGTCGATCCAGGCGACGACGGGTTCCGAGTCGAAACCGACGATGGCGAGTACGACGCCGACTACGTCGTGCTCGCGACCGGTGCCGATCGCTCCATGGCCGAGGACCTCGCGGTCGAGTTCGACGACGACGGCACCGTTGACGTCGACCTGGACACGGAGACGAGCATCGACGACCTGTACGCGACGGGTGCGATGGTCCGGGACGAGGAGTGGCAGGCCGTCATCGCCGCGGGCGACGGCGCGTCGGCGGCGCTGGACATCCTCAGCAAGGAGAAGGGCGAGCACTTCCACGATTTCGACGTGCCCGACGACGTGCCGTGA
- a CDS encoding alpha/beta hydrolase — protein MSAGTGHGSRALVVIPGIGDAMFSGAYPPFSGWALATYFARYLDEYTVYLLSRQRGLPAGYDADDAVATHRRALESIADESKAIDVIGISMGGLIGQELARWRPELVGHLVLANSGCRLDADAHSTIRRFEKYAREHDWASIRSALAAAMFSDGRAVTYPLTVQTVGRFLQPRPADPADVWRSLEFILEFDSCDRLDEIERPTLVFGGDRDPFFTPSIARETADRIPDGELTLVPGAKHAAFHERKLTFDSRVRSFLER, from the coding sequence GTGAGCGCCGGCACTGGACACGGTTCGCGAGCGCTCGTAGTCATTCCGGGCATTGGTGACGCGATGTTTTCCGGAGCGTATCCGCCGTTTTCGGGCTGGGCACTCGCGACGTACTTCGCTCGCTACCTCGACGAGTATACCGTGTACCTGCTCAGCCGGCAGCGCGGACTTCCGGCGGGGTATGACGCGGACGACGCCGTCGCGACCCACCGCCGAGCGCTCGAGTCGATCGCGGACGAAAGCAAGGCAATCGACGTCATCGGCATTTCGATGGGCGGGCTGATCGGCCAAGAACTGGCCCGCTGGCGCCCCGAACTGGTCGGCCACCTCGTACTCGCGAACAGCGGCTGTCGCCTCGACGCCGACGCTCACTCGACGATCCGTCGCTTCGAAAAATATGCCCGAGAGCACGATTGGGCGTCGATCAGATCGGCGCTCGCTGCCGCGATGTTCTCGGACGGCCGCGCAGTCACGTACCCGCTAACCGTCCAGACCGTCGGTCGATTTCTCCAGCCACGACCCGCCGACCCCGCCGACGTATGGCGGTCGCTCGAGTTCATCCTCGAGTTCGATAGCTGCGATCGCCTCGACGAGATCGAGCGGCCGACGCTCGTATTCGGCGGCGACCGCGATCCGTTCTTCACGCCATCGATCGCGCGCGAGACCGCAGATCGGATCCCCGACGGAGAGCTGACGCTCGTGCCAGGCGCGAAACACGCCGCCTTCCACGAACGAAAACTGACGTTCGATTCACGGGTTCGCTCGTTCCTCGAGCGCTAA
- a CDS encoding DUF892 family protein yields the protein MNDLHQLFVHKLAQQYYIEQELVETLDEMARNTTNDRMSQGFADHRDETQTQIQRLEDVFAALDRPAEARDCAILDGLEEDRRELEAEIEDDEMLNMVYLNAGMMTERVEMTAYEGLTTIAEQLELGNDVQRPLESNYDEEKSAFRELETLATAKDMKSLWDRLTPS from the coding sequence ATGAACGATCTTCACCAGCTGTTCGTCCACAAGCTCGCACAACAGTACTACATCGAACAGGAACTCGTCGAGACGCTCGACGAGATGGCTCGAAACACGACCAACGACCGGATGAGCCAGGGCTTTGCCGACCACCGCGACGAGACTCAAACGCAGATCCAGCGCCTCGAGGACGTCTTCGCGGCGCTCGACCGACCCGCGGAAGCGCGAGACTGCGCCATCCTCGACGGCCTCGAGGAAGACCGGCGCGAACTCGAGGCCGAGATCGAAGACGACGAGATGTTGAACATGGTCTACCTAAATGCGGGGATGATGACCGAGCGCGTCGAGATGACGGCCTATGAGGGGCTGACGACGATCGCGGAACAGCTCGAACTCGGCAACGACGTCCAGCGACCGCTCGAGTCGAACTACGACGAGGAGAAATCCGCCTTCCGCGAACTCGAGACGCTGGCGACGGCGAAGGATATGAAGTCGCTGTGGGATCGGCTGACGCCGTCGTAA
- a CDS encoding sugar-transfer associated ATP-grasp domain-containing protein — protein sequence MGHALGVIVDGHRSNVPVDEPDAQATPVGTTDRIVVRPLTPAAAPAVSPRLLSKSGVLYDFESNNPNAYLSDYQRFVGTKRINGHWNALIDNKLAFHRVLGEFPDHRPAVYGLLADGRFHTFDPADEQAALTDGGIELEHSSETMTGPPTGTPIDWIDETLSEGDRLVLKWFSGGGGNNVHFLERADGEYLFDGEPTTESDLAETLAGLENYLVCEFVEQADYAAELFPDAANTLRVLTMYDEREGEAFIPIAIHRIGTQDSAPVDNFSNGGLSALIDRETGSLGEGAEYPHDGAVDWHETHPGTGARIEGTTIPGWEGIRDRLLEIAETLSHVPYVGWDLVVTDEGEFQIIEANSYPGVASLQVHRPLLADARTRRFYRNHGVL from the coding sequence ATGGACATCGCTCGAACGTACCGGTCGACGAACCAGATGCGCAAGCTACTCCGGTCGGAACGACAGACCGGATCGTCGTTCGACCTCTCACCCCGGCGGCGGCTCCGGCTGTATCGCCGCGGCTTCTGAGTAAGTCCGGCGTGCTCTACGACTTCGAGTCGAACAATCCCAACGCATACCTCTCGGACTACCAACGGTTCGTCGGGACGAAACGGATCAACGGCCACTGGAACGCGCTGATCGACAACAAACTCGCCTTCCACCGGGTGCTCGGCGAGTTTCCCGACCACCGACCGGCGGTGTACGGACTGCTCGCTGACGGGCGCTTCCACACGTTCGATCCCGCCGACGAGCAGGCAGCGCTGACTGACGGGGGGATCGAACTCGAGCACTCATCCGAGACGATGACCGGGCCGCCGACTGGGACGCCGATCGACTGGATCGACGAGACCCTCTCGGAGGGAGACCGGCTCGTGTTGAAGTGGTTCAGCGGCGGCGGCGGGAACAACGTTCACTTCCTCGAGCGAGCTGACGGTGAGTACCTGTTCGACGGCGAGCCGACGACCGAGTCCGATCTCGCCGAGACGCTCGCGGGCCTCGAGAACTACCTCGTCTGCGAGTTCGTCGAACAGGCCGACTACGCGGCCGAGTTGTTCCCCGACGCGGCGAACACGCTCCGGGTCCTGACGATGTACGACGAACGGGAAGGGGAGGCGTTTATCCCGATCGCGATTCACCGGATCGGAACGCAGGACTCCGCGCCAGTGGACAACTTCTCGAACGGCGGGCTAAGTGCCCTGATTGACCGCGAGACCGGCAGTCTCGGTGAAGGTGCCGAGTATCCCCACGACGGGGCCGTCGACTGGCACGAAACCCACCCTGGGACCGGCGCTCGCATCGAGGGGACGACGATTCCGGGCTGGGAAGGGATTCGCGATCGGCTGCTCGAGATCGCAGAAACGCTCTCTCACGTCCCCTATGTCGGCTGGGATCTGGTCGTCACCGACGAGGGTGAGTTCCAGATCATCGAGGCCAACAGCTATCCGGGCGTCGCCTCGTTACAGGTTCACCGACCGCTGCTGGCCGATGCCCGAACGCGACGATTCTACCGGAATCACGGCGTCCTCTAA